One Sebastes umbrosus isolate fSebUmb1 chromosome 6, fSebUmb1.pri, whole genome shotgun sequence DNA window includes the following coding sequences:
- the naca gene encoding nascent polypeptide-associated complex subunit alpha isoform X16, with product MPGEATETVPVTEQEMQQPQVETATPPAPSSSQKPQAASGPAKPKGKDAKSAQGSSAPKAVPGRRKRSSMSASSSSPTSPKSATATTPLSPVTSPLATSPGSSPAARFTPKVVKAGKQGKAKKGEAFVPVPSPVECKVTPVKEKPVEANLMQTVVEAKPAPVEPNKPSAAAAKPVVAPAAFKVTSKPAVAAPVSFSDTLASSPPTSVEFKTASSKVAPVFAAADDDLPPLIPPVKPVKMPEPLPPVDATKVASKPKMDIELQSVPVEVAKAVTMVKSAPIESAKVVAKASTAAVEVVKAAPAKIEAVKEAPPIKHAPVEADKPAVVAKPAPVEAAKPAVVAKPAPVEAAKPAFVAKPAPVEAAKPAAEAKPAPVEAVKPAAEAKLAPVEAAKPVVVAKPAPVEAAKPAVVAKPAPVEAAKSAVVAKPAPVEAAVAEPAPVEAVKPAAEAKPAPVEAAKPAVVAKPAPVEAAKPVAKPKPAPVEAAKPVAEPKPAPVEAAKPVAEPKPAPVEAAKPVAEHKPAHVEAAKPVAEHKPTAAEVTKPAPVVVAKPATEAELVKAAPAEVPSKPAAEPSSAPLKPASVEPAVPAPVPHKLTFAEAVAKPAPVKPEVEVIGKTPSEPISSPKPAPKPAKTPVKVEPVIKNDKGSGTESDSDDSVPELEEQDSAQTQTQQAQLAAAAEIDEEPVSKAKQSRSEKKARKAMSKLGLRQVTGVTRVTIRKSKNILFVITKPDVYKSPASDTYIVFGEAKIEDLSQQAQLAAAEKFKVQGEAVSNIQENTQTPTVQEESEEEEVDDTGVEVKDIELVMSQANVSRTKAVRALKNNNNDIVNAIMELTM from the exons CTACACCTCCTGCCCCATCTTCCTCCCAGAAACCTCAGGCAGCTTCTGGCCCTGCAAAGCCCAAAGGCAAAGATGCCAAGAGTGCGCAGGGCTCCTCTGCCCCAAAGGCTGTCCCTGGCAGAAGAAAACGCTCCTCTATGTctgcctcttcttcctctcccacCTCACCGAAATCTGCTACTGCCACTACCCCTCTGTCACCTGTTACATCTCCCCTAGCTACCTCACCTGGCAGCTCTCCTGCTGCCCGCTTCACCCCGAAAGTTGTCAAGGCTGGCAAACAAGGAAAAGCTAAGAAAGGAGAGGCTTTTGTGCCTGTTCCTTCCCCTGTGGAGTGCAAGGTCACACCAGTAAAGGAAAAACCAGTAGAGGCTAACCTCATGCAAACTGTTGTTGAAGCTAAACCTGCCCCAGTTGAGCCAAACAAAccatcagcagctgctgcaaAGCCTGTTGTTGCCCCAGCTGCTTTTAAAGTTACCTCAAAGCCTGCTGTGGCAGCTCCAGTTTCATTTTCAGATACTCTTGCCTCTAGCCCTCCCACATCAGTTGAATTTAAGACAGCTTCATCAAAGGTTGCTCCTGTTTTTgcagctgctgatgatgatCTCCCTCCACTGATTCCACCTGTGAAGCCAGTTAAAATGCCAGAACCTCTTCCCCCTGTAGACGCTACTAAGGTAGCATCTAAACCTAAGATGGATATTGAGCTTCAGTCTGTGCCTGTTGAAGTTGCCAAAGCAGTAACCATGGTTAAATCTGCACCTATTGAAAGTGCTAAAGTGGTTGCTAAAGCCTCAACTGCAGCTGTTGAGGTTGTTAAAGCAGCCCCAGCCAAAATTGAGGCTGTTAAGGAGGCTCCCCCAATCAAACATGCTCCCGTTGAGGCTGATAAGCCAGCTGTTGTGGCTAAACCTGCTCCCGTTGAGGCTGCTAAGCCAGCTGTTGTGGCCAAACCTGCTCCTGTCGAGGCTGCTAAGCCAGCCTTTGTAGCCAAACCTGCTCCCGTTGAGGCTGCGAAGCCAGCTGCTGAGGCCAAACCTGCCCCTGTTGAG GCTGTTAAGCCAGCTGCTGAGGCCAAACTAGCTCCAGTTGAGGCTGCTAAGCCAGTTGTTGTAGCCAAACCTGCTCCCGTTGAGGCTGCTAAGCCAGCTGTTGTAGCCAAACCTGCTCCCGTTGAGGCTGCTAAGTCAGCTGTTGTAGCCAAACCTGCCCCTGTTGAGGCTGCTGTAGCCGAACCTGCTCCCGTTGAGGCTGTTAAGCCAGCTGCTGAGGCAAAACCTGCTCCAGTTGAGGCTGCTAAACCTGCTGTTGTAGCCAAACCTGCTCCCGTTGAG GCTGCTAAACCAGTTGCAAAACCTAAACCAGCTCCCGTTGAGGCTGCTAAGCCAGTTGCAGAACCTAAACCAGCTCCCGTTGAGGCTGCTAAACCAGTTGCAGAACCTAAACCAGCTCCCGTTGAGGCTGCTAAACCAGTTGCAGAACATAAACCAGCTCACGTTGAGGCTGCTAAACCAGTTGCAGAACATAAACCAACTGCCGCTGAGGTTACCAAGCCGGCCCCTGTTGTGGTTGCTAAGCCAGCTACTGAGGCAGAATTGGTCAAGGCGGCACCTGCCGAGGTGCCTTCCAAACCAGCAGCTGAGCCTTCATCTGCTCCCCTAAAACCCGCTTCAGTTGAGCCTGCTGTTCCTGCCCCAGTTCCCCATAAACTCACATTTGCTGAGGCAGTTGCAAAACCTGCCCCTGTTAAACCTGAGGTTGAGGTAATTGGTAAGACTCCTTCTGAACCCATCTCATCACCCAAACCTGCCCCCAAACCTGCTAAAACCCCAGTCAAGGTGGAGCCTGTGATCAAGAACGACAAGg GATCCGGTACTGAGTCAGACAGCGATGACTCAGTCCCTGAGCTGGAGGAACAGGACTCTgcgcagacacagacacagcaagCTCAG CTTGCAGCAGCTGCTGAAATTGACGAGGAACCGGTCAGCAAAGCCAAACAGAGCCGCAGTGAAAAGAAGGCACGAAAG GCAATGTCAAAGCTTGGTCTCAGGCAGGTAACAGGGGTCACCAGGGTCACCATTCGCAAGTCAAAGAACATCTTGTTTGTCATCACCAAACCAGACGTCTACAAGAGCCCTGCATCAGACACATACATAGTCTTCGGTGAAGCTAAG ATTGAAGATCTCTCACAGCAAGCCCAGCTGGCCGCCGCAGAAAAATTCAAGGTACAGGGAGAAGCTGTTTCAAACATccaggaaaacacacagacgCCAACAGTACAGGAGGAGAGCGAAGAAGAAGAG GTGGATGACACCGGAGTGGAGGTCAAGGACATTGAACTCGTCATGTCACAAGCCAACGTGTCGCGGACGAAGGCTGTACGCGctctgaaaaacaacaacaacgacattGTCAATGCTATTATG GAGTTGACAATGTAA
- the naca gene encoding nascent polypeptide-associated complex subunit alpha isoform X12: MPGEATETVPVTEQEMQQPQVETATPPAPSSSQKPQAASGPAKPKGKDAKSAQGSSAPKAVPGRRKRSSMSASSSSPTSPKSATATTPLSPVTSPLATSPGSSPAARFTPKVVKAGKQGKAKKGEAFVPVPSPVECKVTPVKEKPVEANLMQTVVEAKPAPVEPNKPSAAAAKPVVAPAAFKVTSKPAVAAPVSFSDTLASSPPTSVEFKTASSKVAPVFAAADDDLPPLIPPVKPVKMPEPLPPVDATKVASKPKMDIELQSVPVEVAKAVTMVKSAPIESAKVVAKASTAAVEVVKAAPAKIEAVKEAPPIKHAPVEADKPAVVAKPAPVEAAKPAVVAKPAPVEAAKPAAEAKPAPVEAAVAKPAPIEAAKPAVVAKPAPVEAAKSAVVAKPAPVEAAVAEPAPVEAVKPAAEAKPAPVEAAKPAVVAKPAPVEAVKPAAEAKPAPIEAAKSAVIAKPAPVEAAKPAFVAKPAPVEAEKPAAEAKPAQIEAAKPVAKPKPAPVEAAKPVAEPKPAPVEAAKPVAEPKPAPVEAAKPVAEHKPAHVEAAKPVAEHKPTAAEVTKPAPVVVAKPATEAELVKAAPAEVPSKPAAEPSSAPLKPASVEPAVPAPVPHKLTFAEAVAKPAPVKPEVEVIGKTPSEPISSPKPAPKPAKTPVKVEPVIKNDKGSGTESDSDDSVPELEEQDSAQTQTQQAQLAAAAEIDEEPVSKAKQSRSEKKARKAMSKLGLRQVTGVTRVTIRKSKNILFVITKPDVYKSPASDTYIVFGEAKIEDLSQQAQLAAAEKFKVQGEAVSNIQENTQTPTVQEESEEEEVDDTGVEVKDIELVMSQANVSRTKAVRALKNNNNDIVNAIMELTM, from the exons CTACACCTCCTGCCCCATCTTCCTCCCAGAAACCTCAGGCAGCTTCTGGCCCTGCAAAGCCCAAAGGCAAAGATGCCAAGAGTGCGCAGGGCTCCTCTGCCCCAAAGGCTGTCCCTGGCAGAAGAAAACGCTCCTCTATGTctgcctcttcttcctctcccacCTCACCGAAATCTGCTACTGCCACTACCCCTCTGTCACCTGTTACATCTCCCCTAGCTACCTCACCTGGCAGCTCTCCTGCTGCCCGCTTCACCCCGAAAGTTGTCAAGGCTGGCAAACAAGGAAAAGCTAAGAAAGGAGAGGCTTTTGTGCCTGTTCCTTCCCCTGTGGAGTGCAAGGTCACACCAGTAAAGGAAAAACCAGTAGAGGCTAACCTCATGCAAACTGTTGTTGAAGCTAAACCTGCCCCAGTTGAGCCAAACAAAccatcagcagctgctgcaaAGCCTGTTGTTGCCCCAGCTGCTTTTAAAGTTACCTCAAAGCCTGCTGTGGCAGCTCCAGTTTCATTTTCAGATACTCTTGCCTCTAGCCCTCCCACATCAGTTGAATTTAAGACAGCTTCATCAAAGGTTGCTCCTGTTTTTgcagctgctgatgatgatCTCCCTCCACTGATTCCACCTGTGAAGCCAGTTAAAATGCCAGAACCTCTTCCCCCTGTAGACGCTACTAAGGTAGCATCTAAACCTAAGATGGATATTGAGCTTCAGTCTGTGCCTGTTGAAGTTGCCAAAGCAGTAACCATGGTTAAATCTGCACCTATTGAAAGTGCTAAAGTGGTTGCTAAAGCCTCAACTGCAGCTGTTGAGGTTGTTAAAGCAGCCCCAGCCAAAATTGAGGCTGTTAAGGAGGCTCCCCCAATCAAACATGCTCCCGTTGAGGCTGATAAGCCAGCTGTTGTGGCTAAACCTGCTCCCGTTGAGGCTGCTAAGCCAGCTGTTGTGGCCAAACCTGCTCCTGTCGAG GCTGCGAAGCCAGCTGCTGAGGCCAAACCTGCCCCTGTTGAGGCAGCTGTAGCCAAACCAGCTCCCATTGAG GCTGCTAAGCCAGCTGTTGTAGCCAAACCTGCTCCCGTTGAGGCTGCTAAGTCAGCTGTTGTAGCCAAACCTGCCCCTGTTGAGGCTGCTGTAGCCGAACCTGCTCCCGTTGAGGCTGTTAAGCCAGCTGCTGAGGCAAAACCTGCTCCAGTTGAGGCTGCTAAACCTGCTGTTGTAGCCAAACCTGCTCCCGTTGAGGCTGTTAAGCCAGCTGCTGAGGCAAAACCTGCTCCAATTGAGGCTGCTAAGTCAGCTGTTATAGCCAAACCTGCTCCTGTTGAGGCTGCTAAGCCAGCCTTTGTAGCCAAACCTGCTCCCGTTGAGGCTGAAAAGCCAGCTGCTGAGGCCAAACCTGCTCAAATTGAGGCTGCTAAACCAGTTGCAAAACCTAAACCAGCTCCCGTTGAGGCTGCTAAGCCAGTTGCAGAACCTAAACCAGCTCCCGTTGAGGCTGCTAAACCAGTTGCAGAACCTAAACCAGCTCCCGTTGAGGCTGCTAAACCAGTTGCAGAACATAAACCAGCTCACGTTGAGGCTGCTAAACCAGTTGCAGAACATAAACCAACTGCCGCTGAGGTTACCAAGCCGGCCCCTGTTGTGGTTGCTAAGCCAGCTACTGAGGCAGAATTGGTCAAGGCGGCACCTGCCGAGGTGCCTTCCAAACCAGCAGCTGAGCCTTCATCTGCTCCCCTAAAACCCGCTTCAGTTGAGCCTGCTGTTCCTGCCCCAGTTCCCCATAAACTCACATTTGCTGAGGCAGTTGCAAAACCTGCCCCTGTTAAACCTGAGGTTGAGGTAATTGGTAAGACTCCTTCTGAACCCATCTCATCACCCAAACCTGCCCCCAAACCTGCTAAAACCCCAGTCAAGGTGGAGCCTGTGATCAAGAACGACAAGg GATCCGGTACTGAGTCAGACAGCGATGACTCAGTCCCTGAGCTGGAGGAACAGGACTCTgcgcagacacagacacagcaagCTCAG CTTGCAGCAGCTGCTGAAATTGACGAGGAACCGGTCAGCAAAGCCAAACAGAGCCGCAGTGAAAAGAAGGCACGAAAG GCAATGTCAAAGCTTGGTCTCAGGCAGGTAACAGGGGTCACCAGGGTCACCATTCGCAAGTCAAAGAACATCTTGTTTGTCATCACCAAACCAGACGTCTACAAGAGCCCTGCATCAGACACATACATAGTCTTCGGTGAAGCTAAG ATTGAAGATCTCTCACAGCAAGCCCAGCTGGCCGCCGCAGAAAAATTCAAGGTACAGGGAGAAGCTGTTTCAAACATccaggaaaacacacagacgCCAACAGTACAGGAGGAGAGCGAAGAAGAAGAG GTGGATGACACCGGAGTGGAGGTCAAGGACATTGAACTCGTCATGTCACAAGCCAACGTGTCGCGGACGAAGGCTGTACGCGctctgaaaaacaacaacaacgacattGTCAATGCTATTATG GAGTTGACAATGTAA
- the naca gene encoding nascent polypeptide-associated complex subunit alpha isoform X6 translates to MPGEATETVPVTEQEMQQPQVETATPPAPSSSQKPQAASGPAKPKGKDAKSAQGSSAPKAVPGRRKRSSMSASSSSPTSPKSATATTPLSPVTSPLATSPGSSPAARFTPKVVKAGKQGKAKKGEAFVPVPSPVECKVTPVKEKPVEANLMQTVVEAKPAPVEPNKPSAAAAKPVVAPAAFKVTSKPAVAAPVSFSDTLASSPPTSVEFKTASSKVAPVFAAADDDLPPLIPPVKPVKMPEPLPPVDATKVASKPKMDIELQSVPVEVAKAVTMVKSAPIESAKVVAKASTAAVEVVKAAPAKIEAVKEAPPIKHAPVEADKPAVVAKPAPVEAAKPAVVAKPAPVEAAKPAFVAKPAPVEAAKPAAEAKPAPVEAVKPAAEAKLAPVEAAKPVVVAKPAPVEAAKPAVVAKPAPVEAAKSAVVAKPAPVEAAVAEPAPVEAVKPAAEAKPAPVEAAKPAVVAKPAPVEAAKSAVIAKPAPVEAAKPAFVAKPAPVEAEKPAAEAKPAQIEAAKPVAKPKPAPVEAAKPVAEPKPAPVEAAKPVAEPKPAPVEAAKPVAEHKPAHVEAAKPVAEHKPTAAEVTKPAPVVVAKPATEAELVKAAPAEVPSKPAAEPSSAPLKPASVEPAVPAPVPHKLTFAEAVAKPAPVKPEVEVIGKTPSEPISSPKPAPKPAKTPVKVEPVIKNDKGSGTESDSDDSVPELEEQDSAQTQTQQAQLAAAAEIDEEPVSKAKQSRSEKKARKAMSKLGLRQVTGVTRVTIRKSKNILFVITKPDVYKSPASDTYIVFGEAKIEDLSQQAQLAAAEKFKVQGEAVSNIQENTQTPTVQEESEEEEVDDTGVEVKDIELVMSQANVSRTKAVRALKNNNNDIVNAIMELTM, encoded by the exons CTACACCTCCTGCCCCATCTTCCTCCCAGAAACCTCAGGCAGCTTCTGGCCCTGCAAAGCCCAAAGGCAAAGATGCCAAGAGTGCGCAGGGCTCCTCTGCCCCAAAGGCTGTCCCTGGCAGAAGAAAACGCTCCTCTATGTctgcctcttcttcctctcccacCTCACCGAAATCTGCTACTGCCACTACCCCTCTGTCACCTGTTACATCTCCCCTAGCTACCTCACCTGGCAGCTCTCCTGCTGCCCGCTTCACCCCGAAAGTTGTCAAGGCTGGCAAACAAGGAAAAGCTAAGAAAGGAGAGGCTTTTGTGCCTGTTCCTTCCCCTGTGGAGTGCAAGGTCACACCAGTAAAGGAAAAACCAGTAGAGGCTAACCTCATGCAAACTGTTGTTGAAGCTAAACCTGCCCCAGTTGAGCCAAACAAAccatcagcagctgctgcaaAGCCTGTTGTTGCCCCAGCTGCTTTTAAAGTTACCTCAAAGCCTGCTGTGGCAGCTCCAGTTTCATTTTCAGATACTCTTGCCTCTAGCCCTCCCACATCAGTTGAATTTAAGACAGCTTCATCAAAGGTTGCTCCTGTTTTTgcagctgctgatgatgatCTCCCTCCACTGATTCCACCTGTGAAGCCAGTTAAAATGCCAGAACCTCTTCCCCCTGTAGACGCTACTAAGGTAGCATCTAAACCTAAGATGGATATTGAGCTTCAGTCTGTGCCTGTTGAAGTTGCCAAAGCAGTAACCATGGTTAAATCTGCACCTATTGAAAGTGCTAAAGTGGTTGCTAAAGCCTCAACTGCAGCTGTTGAGGTTGTTAAAGCAGCCCCAGCCAAAATTGAGGCTGTTAAGGAGGCTCCCCCAATCAAACATGCTCCCGTTGAGGCTGATAAGCCAGCTGTTGTGGCTAAACCTGCTCCCGTTGAGGCTGCTAAGCCAGCTGTTGTGGCCAAACCTGCTCCTGTCGAGGCTGCTAAGCCAGCCTTTGTAGCCAAACCTGCTCCCGTTGAGGCTGCGAAGCCAGCTGCTGAGGCCAAACCTGCCCCTGTTGAG GCTGTTAAGCCAGCTGCTGAGGCCAAACTAGCTCCAGTTGAGGCTGCTAAGCCAGTTGTTGTAGCCAAACCTGCTCCCGTTGAGGCTGCTAAGCCAGCTGTTGTAGCCAAACCTGCTCCCGTTGAGGCTGCTAAGTCAGCTGTTGTAGCCAAACCTGCCCCTGTTGAGGCTGCTGTAGCCGAACCTGCTCCCGTTGAGGCTGTTAAGCCAGCTGCTGAGGCAAAACCTGCTCCAGTTGAGGCTGCTAAACCTGCTGTTGTAGCCAAACCTGCTCCCGTTGAG GCTGCTAAGTCAGCTGTTATAGCCAAACCTGCTCCTGTTGAGGCTGCTAAGCCAGCCTTTGTAGCCAAACCTGCTCCCGTTGAGGCTGAAAAGCCAGCTGCTGAGGCCAAACCTGCTCAAATTGAGGCTGCTAAACCAGTTGCAAAACCTAAACCAGCTCCCGTTGAGGCTGCTAAGCCAGTTGCAGAACCTAAACCAGCTCCCGTTGAGGCTGCTAAACCAGTTGCAGAACCTAAACCAGCTCCCGTTGAGGCTGCTAAACCAGTTGCAGAACATAAACCAGCTCACGTTGAGGCTGCTAAACCAGTTGCAGAACATAAACCAACTGCCGCTGAGGTTACCAAGCCGGCCCCTGTTGTGGTTGCTAAGCCAGCTACTGAGGCAGAATTGGTCAAGGCGGCACCTGCCGAGGTGCCTTCCAAACCAGCAGCTGAGCCTTCATCTGCTCCCCTAAAACCCGCTTCAGTTGAGCCTGCTGTTCCTGCCCCAGTTCCCCATAAACTCACATTTGCTGAGGCAGTTGCAAAACCTGCCCCTGTTAAACCTGAGGTTGAGGTAATTGGTAAGACTCCTTCTGAACCCATCTCATCACCCAAACCTGCCCCCAAACCTGCTAAAACCCCAGTCAAGGTGGAGCCTGTGATCAAGAACGACAAGg GATCCGGTACTGAGTCAGACAGCGATGACTCAGTCCCTGAGCTGGAGGAACAGGACTCTgcgcagacacagacacagcaagCTCAG CTTGCAGCAGCTGCTGAAATTGACGAGGAACCGGTCAGCAAAGCCAAACAGAGCCGCAGTGAAAAGAAGGCACGAAAG GCAATGTCAAAGCTTGGTCTCAGGCAGGTAACAGGGGTCACCAGGGTCACCATTCGCAAGTCAAAGAACATCTTGTTTGTCATCACCAAACCAGACGTCTACAAGAGCCCTGCATCAGACACATACATAGTCTTCGGTGAAGCTAAG ATTGAAGATCTCTCACAGCAAGCCCAGCTGGCCGCCGCAGAAAAATTCAAGGTACAGGGAGAAGCTGTTTCAAACATccaggaaaacacacagacgCCAACAGTACAGGAGGAGAGCGAAGAAGAAGAG GTGGATGACACCGGAGTGGAGGTCAAGGACATTGAACTCGTCATGTCACAAGCCAACGTGTCGCGGACGAAGGCTGTACGCGctctgaaaaacaacaacaacgacattGTCAATGCTATTATG GAGTTGACAATGTAA
- the naca gene encoding nascent polypeptide-associated complex subunit alpha isoform X7: MPGEATETVPVTEQEMQQPQVETATPPAPSSSQKPQAASGPAKPKGKDAKSAQGSSAPKAVPGRRKRSSMSASSSSPTSPKSATATTPLSPVTSPLATSPGSSPAARFTPKVVKAGKQGKAKKGEAFVPVPSPVECKVTPVKEKPVEANLMQTVVEAKPAPVEPNKPSAAAAKPVVAPAAFKVTSKPAVAAPVSFSDTLASSPPTSVEFKTASSKVAPVFAAADDDLPPLIPPVKPVKMPEPLPPVDATKVASKPKMDIELQSVPVEVAKAVTMVKSAPIESAKVVAKASTAAVEVVKAAPAKIEAVKEAPPIKHAPVEADKPAVVAKPAPVEAAKPAVVAKPAPVEAAKPAAEAKPAPVEAAVAKPAPIEAAKPVVVAKPAPVEAAKPAVVAKPAPVEAAKSAVVAKPAPVEAAVAEPAPVEAVKPAAEAKPAPVEAAKPAVVAKPAPVEAVKPAAEAKPAPIEAAKSAVIAKPAPVEAAKPAFVAKPAPVEAEKPAAEAKPAQIEAAKPVAKPKPAPVEAAKPVAEPKPAPVEAAKPVAEPKPAPVEAAKPVAEHKPAHVEAAKPVAEHKPTAAEVTKPAPVVVAKPATEAELVKAAPAEVPSKPAAEPSSAPLKPASVEPAVPAPVPHKLTFAEAVAKPAPVKPEVEVIGKTPSEPISSPKPAPKPAKTPVKVEPVIKNDKGSGTESDSDDSVPELEEQDSAQTQTQQAQLAAAAEIDEEPVSKAKQSRSEKKARKAMSKLGLRQVTGVTRVTIRKSKNILFVITKPDVYKSPASDTYIVFGEAKIEDLSQQAQLAAAEKFKVQGEAVSNIQENTQTPTVQEESEEEEVDDTGVEVKDIELVMSQANVSRTKAVRALKNNNNDIVNAIMELTM; the protein is encoded by the exons CTACACCTCCTGCCCCATCTTCCTCCCAGAAACCTCAGGCAGCTTCTGGCCCTGCAAAGCCCAAAGGCAAAGATGCCAAGAGTGCGCAGGGCTCCTCTGCCCCAAAGGCTGTCCCTGGCAGAAGAAAACGCTCCTCTATGTctgcctcttcttcctctcccacCTCACCGAAATCTGCTACTGCCACTACCCCTCTGTCACCTGTTACATCTCCCCTAGCTACCTCACCTGGCAGCTCTCCTGCTGCCCGCTTCACCCCGAAAGTTGTCAAGGCTGGCAAACAAGGAAAAGCTAAGAAAGGAGAGGCTTTTGTGCCTGTTCCTTCCCCTGTGGAGTGCAAGGTCACACCAGTAAAGGAAAAACCAGTAGAGGCTAACCTCATGCAAACTGTTGTTGAAGCTAAACCTGCCCCAGTTGAGCCAAACAAAccatcagcagctgctgcaaAGCCTGTTGTTGCCCCAGCTGCTTTTAAAGTTACCTCAAAGCCTGCTGTGGCAGCTCCAGTTTCATTTTCAGATACTCTTGCCTCTAGCCCTCCCACATCAGTTGAATTTAAGACAGCTTCATCAAAGGTTGCTCCTGTTTTTgcagctgctgatgatgatCTCCCTCCACTGATTCCACCTGTGAAGCCAGTTAAAATGCCAGAACCTCTTCCCCCTGTAGACGCTACTAAGGTAGCATCTAAACCTAAGATGGATATTGAGCTTCAGTCTGTGCCTGTTGAAGTTGCCAAAGCAGTAACCATGGTTAAATCTGCACCTATTGAAAGTGCTAAAGTGGTTGCTAAAGCCTCAACTGCAGCTGTTGAGGTTGTTAAAGCAGCCCCAGCCAAAATTGAGGCTGTTAAGGAGGCTCCCCCAATCAAACATGCTCCCGTTGAGGCTGATAAGCCAGCTGTTGTGGCTAAACCTGCTCCCGTTGAGGCTGCTAAGCCAGCTGTTGTGGCCAAACCTGCTCCTGTCGAG GCTGCGAAGCCAGCTGCTGAGGCCAAACCTGCCCCTGTTGAGGCAGCTGTAGCCAAACCAGCTCCCATTGAG GCTGCTAAGCCAGTTGTTGTAGCCAAACCTGCTCCCGTTGAGGCTGCTAAGCCAGCTGTTGTAGCCAAACCTGCTCCCGTTGAGGCTGCTAAGTCAGCTGTTGTAGCCAAACCTGCCCCTGTTGAGGCTGCTGTAGCCGAACCTGCTCCCGTTGAGGCTGTTAAGCCAGCTGCTGAGGCAAAACCTGCTCCAGTTGAGGCTGCTAAACCTGCTGTTGTAGCCAAACCTGCTCCCGTTGAGGCTGTTAAGCCAGCTGCTGAGGCAAAACCTGCTCCAATTGAGGCTGCTAAGTCAGCTGTTATAGCCAAACCTGCTCCTGTTGAGGCTGCTAAGCCAGCCTTTGTAGCCAAACCTGCTCCCGTTGAGGCTGAAAAGCCAGCTGCTGAGGCCAAACCTGCTCAAATTGAGGCTGCTAAACCAGTTGCAAAACCTAAACCAGCTCCCGTTGAGGCTGCTAAGCCAGTTGCAGAACCTAAACCAGCTCCCGTTGAGGCTGCTAAACCAGTTGCAGAACCTAAACCAGCTCCCGTTGAGGCTGCTAAACCAGTTGCAGAACATAAACCAGCTCACGTTGAGGCTGCTAAACCAGTTGCAGAACATAAACCAACTGCCGCTGAGGTTACCAAGCCGGCCCCTGTTGTGGTTGCTAAGCCAGCTACTGAGGCAGAATTGGTCAAGGCGGCACCTGCCGAGGTGCCTTCCAAACCAGCAGCTGAGCCTTCATCTGCTCCCCTAAAACCCGCTTCAGTTGAGCCTGCTGTTCCTGCCCCAGTTCCCCATAAACTCACATTTGCTGAGGCAGTTGCAAAACCTGCCCCTGTTAAACCTGAGGTTGAGGTAATTGGTAAGACTCCTTCTGAACCCATCTCATCACCCAAACCTGCCCCCAAACCTGCTAAAACCCCAGTCAAGGTGGAGCCTGTGATCAAGAACGACAAGg GATCCGGTACTGAGTCAGACAGCGATGACTCAGTCCCTGAGCTGGAGGAACAGGACTCTgcgcagacacagacacagcaagCTCAG CTTGCAGCAGCTGCTGAAATTGACGAGGAACCGGTCAGCAAAGCCAAACAGAGCCGCAGTGAAAAGAAGGCACGAAAG GCAATGTCAAAGCTTGGTCTCAGGCAGGTAACAGGGGTCACCAGGGTCACCATTCGCAAGTCAAAGAACATCTTGTTTGTCATCACCAAACCAGACGTCTACAAGAGCCCTGCATCAGACACATACATAGTCTTCGGTGAAGCTAAG ATTGAAGATCTCTCACAGCAAGCCCAGCTGGCCGCCGCAGAAAAATTCAAGGTACAGGGAGAAGCTGTTTCAAACATccaggaaaacacacagacgCCAACAGTACAGGAGGAGAGCGAAGAAGAAGAG GTGGATGACACCGGAGTGGAGGTCAAGGACATTGAACTCGTCATGTCACAAGCCAACGTGTCGCGGACGAAGGCTGTACGCGctctgaaaaacaacaacaacgacattGTCAATGCTATTATG GAGTTGACAATGTAA